DNA from Streptomyces rishiriensis:
CCCCGCGCAGCGCCTCGGTCAATGAAGAATTGCGGCGCCGTTCCAGGGAGCGGCTCCTTCAGGCCGCCGTGGAGCTGGTCGGCGAGCAGGGTTACGAGGCGACGACGCTCGGTGACATCGCGGACCGGGCCGGCTCGGCGCGCGGTCTGGTGTCGTACTACTTCCCCGGCAAGCGGCAGCTGGTCCAGTCCGCCGTGCACCGGCTGATGCACCGCACGCTGGAGGAGGCGCTCGAGCGGGAGCCGCGCACCGAGGACGGCCGGGAGCGGATGGCGCGGGCCATCGACGGCATCCTGGGCCTGGCCCGGGACCGTACGGTGCTGATGCGTCAGCACATGGCGGGCCTTCTGCAGGTCGAGGGGTTCGTGCAGTGTCCGGAGCAGCAGCGGCTGGCCGACCTGCTGCGGGACACCGCGGCCCGGCACGGGTCGCAGGACGTCGACCACGACTACCCGATGCTCCGCTCCCAGCTGATGGGAGCGGTCTACGCGATGGTGCTGCCGAACGTGCCCCTGCCGCTCACGACCCTGCGCGCCGAGCTGTTCGCGCGCTACCGGCTCGACTGGGAACAGGGGGTCCCGCCGGACGCCGAGGCGCCCGGCGGGAGGTGTGACACCGATCTGTCGCGCTTCTTCGCGACCGACCCGACGGCTCCGCGGAGCGAGGGTCAGTCGAAGTAGTCCGGCTGGGTCTGGACGTTGAGCTCGCCGACCCGGACCCGCTTGGCGGGGTCGGTGCGCCGGTCGCTGAGCTTCAGCACGTCGAAGCCCTTGGCGATGTCGTTGGAGTAGATGTAACCGTTGTAGTAGTACGCCGACCACGAGCCGCCGGTTTTCATCACCTGGGTGTCGAGCGGACCGCGCTCGAAGTAGGCGATCTCCTTCGGCTTGGACGAGTCGGTGAAGTCCCAGACCGAGACACCGCCCTGGTACCAGGCCTGCACCATGATGTCCTTGCCCTTGACCGGGATCAGCGAGCCGTTGTGGGCCACGCAGTTCTCGGTGTCCGCCTGGTGGCGGGGGATCTTGTAGTAGCTGCGGAAGACCAGCTTGCGCTTGTCGCCCTTGCCGACGATGTCGTAGATGCCGTCGGCGCCCTTGTCCGGCCCGATCGCCGCGTTGCAGGTGGCCGCCCCGCCGCCGCCGAGCTCGTCGGTGAACACGACCTTGTTCGCCTTCTGGTTGAAGGTCGCCGAGTGCCAGAACGCGAAGTTCACGTTGTCCTGGACCTGGTCGATCACCTTCGGGTGCTCGGGGTCCTTGATGGAGAACAGGATGCCGTCGCCCATGCAGGCGCCCGCCGCGAGGTCCTCGGAGGGCAGGACCGTGATGTCGTGGCAGCCGGTCGTCTTGGAGACGCCGGGGTTCGTGGGCGAGCCCGGGTTGCCGCCGCCGTCCGGACCCTCTCCCGGGAAGAGCACGGGGAAGCTCACGATCGCGGCCTTCTCCGGCGTCTTGCGCGGCACCTTGATGACCGAGATGCCG
Protein-coding regions in this window:
- a CDS encoding TetR/AcrR family transcriptional regulator → MSPRSASVNEELRRRSRERLLQAAVELVGEQGYEATTLGDIADRAGSARGLVSYYFPGKRQLVQSAVHRLMHRTLEEALEREPRTEDGRERMARAIDGILGLARDRTVLMRQHMAGLLQVEGFVQCPEQQRLADLLRDTAARHGSQDVDHDYPMLRSQLMGAVYAMVLPNVPLPLTTLRAELFARYRLDWEQGVPPDAEAPGGRCDTDLSRFFATDPTAPRSEGQSK
- a CDS encoding LVIVD repeat-containing protein, translated to MTLLNDLRTRRRRLGVAAACTGLLAALLTAVPAAATPDPGDGPAVQQEVSQGARAEAAAAIADGEIPGQDEIVHSDNIEHLTNIPKDALPGTNSDLAFQGKYAFSGNYDGFRVFDISNPKSPKTVAQVLCPGSQNDISVSGDLLFLSTDSSRSDSSCNSTTQPVTEKSSWEGMKVFDISDKANPKYVAAVETACGSHTHTLVPERKNVYIYVSSYSPNAAYPDCQPPHDGISVIKVPRKTPEKAAIVSFPVLFPGEGPDGGGNPGSPTNPGVSKTTGCHDITVLPSEDLAAGACMGDGILFSIKDPEHPKVIDQVQDNVNFAFWHSATFNQKANKVVFTDELGGGGAATCNAAIGPDKGADGIYDIVGKGDKRKLVFRSYYKIPRHQADTENCVAHNGSLIPVKGKDIMVQAWYQGGVSVWDFTDSSKPKEIAYFERGPLDTQVMKTGGSWSAYYYNGYIYSNDIAKGFDVLKLSDRRTDPAKRVRVGELNVQTQPDYFD